A genomic region of Streptomyces sp. NBC_00247 contains the following coding sequences:
- a CDS encoding SRPBCC family protein: MAEHTSSSITIEAAPADVMSVIADFARYPEWTGEVKETEVLATDDRGRAEQVRLVLDAGAIKDDHVLAYTWNGDHEVSWSLVKSQMLRALDGTYALEPLAGGERTEVTYRLAVDVKIPLLGMIKRKAEKVIIDRALAGLKKRVESAPQG; the protein is encoded by the coding sequence ATGGCTGAACACACCAGCTCGAGCATCACGATCGAGGCGGCACCGGCCGACGTGATGAGCGTGATCGCCGACTTCGCCCGCTACCCGGAATGGACCGGCGAGGTGAAGGAGACCGAGGTGCTGGCCACCGACGACCGGGGTCGCGCCGAGCAGGTGCGCCTGGTCCTCGACGCCGGAGCCATCAAGGACGACCACGTCCTCGCCTACACGTGGAACGGCGACCACGAGGTCAGCTGGAGCCTCGTCAAGTCCCAGATGCTCCGCGCGCTCGACGGCACGTACGCGCTGGAGCCCCTCGCCGGCGGCGAGCGCACCGAGGTCACCTACCGGCTCGCCGTCGACGTCAAGATCCCGCTCCTCGGCATGATCAAGCGCAAGGCGGAGAAGGTCATCATCGACCGCGCGCTGGCCGGTCTGAAGAAGCGCGTCGAGTCCGCCCCCCAGGGCTGA